A single Dunckerocampus dactyliophorus isolate RoL2022-P2 chromosome 2, RoL_Ddac_1.1, whole genome shotgun sequence DNA region contains:
- the psma8 gene encoding proteasome subunit alpha-type 8: protein MAARYDRAITVFSPDGHLFQVEYAQEAVKKGSTAVGIRGKDIVVLGVEKKSVAKLQEERTVRKICALDEHVCMAFAGLTADARIVINRARVECQSHRLTVEDPVTVEYITRYIATLKQRYTQSNGRRPFGISALIVGFDYDGTPRLYQTDPSGTYHAWKANAIGRSAKTVREFLEKNYTDEAIAGDNEAIKLAIKALLEVVQSGGKNIELAVIRRNQPLKILESKEIETLVAEIEKEKEEEAEKKKQKKST, encoded by the exons ATGGCGGCCAGATATGATAGAGCTATCACCGTCTTCTCCCCGGATGGTCATCTCTTCCAAGTGGAGTACGCACAAGAAGCTGTAAAGAAAGGCTCCACTGCG gTGGGAATCAGGGGCAAAGACATTGTCGTCCTCGGAGTAGAGAAAAAATCTGTAGCGAAGCTTCAGGAGGAGAGAACTGTCCGCAAAATATGCGCCCTGGACGAGCACGTCTGCATGGCGTTTGCAG GACTAACGGCTGACGCTCGCATTGTGATAAACAGAGCGCGGGTCGAGTGTCAGAGCCACAGGTTAACTGTGGAGGATCCTGTCACTGTTGAATACATCACACGCTACATCGCCACCCTGAAACAG CGTTACACTCAAAGCAATGGTCGTAGGCCATTTGGCATCTCCGCTTTGATTGTGGGCTTCGACTATGATGGCACCCCCAGGCTGTATCAGACAGACCCATCAGGAACCTACCATGCCTGGAAG gcaaacgCAATTGGCCGTAGTGCCAAAACTGTGAGGGAGTTTCTGGAGAAGAACTACACAGATGAAGCCATCGCTGGAGACAATGAGGCAATCAAGTTGGCAATCAAGGCTTTGCTTGAG GTTGTCCAGTCAGGGGGGAAAAACATTGAACTTGCTGTCATCAGACGGAATCAGCCACTCAAG ATCCTTGAATCCAAGGAGATTGAAACCCTGGTGGCCGAGATCGAAAaggaaaaagaggaagaggcagaaaagaagaagcagaaaaagTCTACTTGA